The sequence GACAAGGGTAGCATCGCCAACCATGTGCCTTTGTTATTGCCAACACGGCCTACCATGGTCTTCACCAAATGGATCTACTTAAGAATTAGTATGCTTTAAGATAGGAATTGCATCAAGCTTTCTGCTTTTTCCCATTTCtcaacaaaattttcaagtcttactgaaaataaacaaattattatgagggtttgaatcaaagggcctgtttagatcccctggcaaaattttgcaccatgtcacatcgaatgtttgaacacatacatagagtattaaatataaataaaaaataactaattacacagattgcgtgtaaattgcgagacgaatcttttaagcctaattgcgccatgatttgacaatatggtgctatagtaaacattgttgatgacggattaattaggtttaataaattcgtctcgtagtttacaggcataatctgtaatttgttttgttattagactatgtttaatacttcaaatgtgtgtccgtatatccgatgtaacacgccaaaactttacacccctgtaTCTAAGCACAGCCAAAGACTTGTTTTGAAACCTTTACAGATACAGGTAGCTCTACTGTAAATCTGCCACAGTCAACATTCAACAATATTTTGCATGGGTGGCTTGAGAAGAAACAGAAAGGGAAGCAGAGAAAGGCAACAGAACACCTGAAACCTGCTGGAAGATCTGTTTCCCAGCTGCACAGCCTTTACAGATCATGGAGACCAGGAGATGCAGTTGCATCAGATGAAACAACAGCAAAAGGGAAAAGTGACAAAAAGGCAGCAAGTTGGATGGAGCAGTTAGCCAGTTACTAGCTGGGAGACAGCAGCAAATGCTTTGGGAGAGAATGCAAGATATGGAGTATAAACATGAATGCATAAATCAAGCAGAAATCATGCAAGATATTGAGACTACCATTTTCCTTCTGTAACAATGCTGACTTCTGAATTCAGCTGGGGAGATGAAATTGGCTGGGCTAACATTCAGCAGAATATTGTACATTTTGATGGATGCTATGATGCATTAGCAATCCTTCccgttcttttttatttgtacgTTTAGAATCCATGCTGCCAATACTGActataacagaaaaaaaaatattgttatactGTAATTCTGTCAGCACATACTAGCATAAAAATTTAGAAGACAATTGGTCAGAGTTATTTCTCTTAAATACCAATAACATAAAGTGAAAGGAGAAGACGAGAGAAACAAACAGTAAGAAAGTCCCACTACTTCACATTTTTATCATGCATGATGCCCATGAAAAGCTGGTATGATTTCACAATACTAAGTCAAAATTAGCATATGCTTCATTTTATTCACCATGTCAAGCAGAAGTTTATGAATAAGATTGACAATTTTACAATGCAACGAGAATCATCGCTTTTTACTGTTTTATGTTTCAACTCGCTGCAAAACAATCACAAAATCACAGCCCGTGCTTTTTAGTAACTTAGTAAACCTCCACGTGCCATTGTTTGTTCTTTTTGAGCTGCGACAGCTTCTGCTCCCAACTCTCACCTCTTTGCTCAGCTACTCTCTTGAGTGTGTCCTGGATCCCTGGCATCATACCCTTCAAACCACAAAAGTAGATATGTGCACCGCCAtccaaaagtttaaaaatttcATCGCTGTACTCTTCAATCTTGTCCTGCACATACATCTTTCCACCATTCTTATTCTTCTGTTCCCTACTTAGTGCTTTATCATACCTGCAAAGTCAATGAAATTCAGGTTAGTTCACAAAAGAATCAGTCAGCTACTCACCTTTTAACTTCAGTCAGGCATCAAACACAACCAGATCAATCAACGCAAAGCTAGACTACATCTTTCTCAACCATGTCACTGAAATACTGGATAGACAAAGACAAGATGTTAAGCAAAAAGCATAAAAGGGTCCACGAACCTGAAATTGTCTGGATACTGCTGAAGGTAGTTTGTGAACTCTTCATCATACAGAAGGCTATCAGTGTTAGCAACACCTAGAAATAGCCAAGCCAGACCACCAAACTTGAAACTTGGGACATCCTCCATGAGCATACGACGTAGATAGCCACGGTAGGGAGCAACACCAGTGCCAGTAGCAATCATGATATGGGTTGCATTTGGATCATCCTCAGGTAGAAGCATGATTTTGCCTGAGGGGCCTGCATGTGAAGAGTAACTTCAGTGATAAGCTTGAGGCTGGAATACCACATGCAAGCCATAAGTTACAAAACAAGTCATAATAATATTGAAAGACATCTCTTCTTCAGATTGTTTTCTCCAACAACCACATCTTTCAGAAAGCTTATAAGCTAATATTTTCTCCAGCCACATCTTTCAGAAAGCTTATAAGCTAATATGCCCTCTATACATACCCATCCAAAAGATTTCAGAAAAAAACATTGCATCACAGATGTGaacttcagaaaagaaaaaaaggttaaaagCCTAAATTTTCAGTTAGGGGCTATTGTTTATCATTGGAACATATAAGAATGATATTTATATGCCATCTGAAAGGAGCACGATACCTGTTATCTGAACTTTGTCGCCTGGTTTAGAGTCGCATAGGAAATTACTGCAGATACCTTTCTTTGTGGGGTCTTCTTTTCCAGTTTCAGGATCATAATAAACAGCACGACGAACACACAAACTGGCAGTCTTTCCATCAAAAGAATCACCGTACCTAGTAGATGCAATAGAATAGAGCCGGACAGTATTTGGGGAACCAGGTTTCTTCGGGTTCTCTCCCTGGTGGAAAATTAACATGAAGATtaaaagggaaaaggagaattCAGGATGAATGGATGCAGCATGATACAGGAAAGCAAGCTTGGTACTTGGTATTGTTAAGGAATATAGGTGCCAATTAAATTTGGGTCGTTCTTTTAGAACTGTTTAAGAAGAAAGGTATACAGTACATATTTCATATCTCTTGCTAAGAGAAAATGAGTAGGATTACCATCAGTTTTAACAGTGCCTACATATTTCATACCTCTATCTTTTATCTACAGCAATGATGGACCCAATGGCAAATTATTTGATAATAAGCAAGAGGTTGAAATTCCAGGAAAGCGTATAATAAACTTTCACTTCTAGACAAGATGATGACAAACCTAAACAAAaccaaaacttaaaaaatattgcaTTATGTTGAGCAAGAACAAGTCCAAATTACTTACTGGAGGAATGACACCATAACTTTGTCCTTCCCAGTATGGAACATTGCCACCATGATCAATAACAATATGGCATGTTTCACCAGGAGCTTTAGGGCCTACAAGCCTTTCGACTGAGACAATTGTGGCTGTGTAAGGCTCCTTTGGTTTGTATAAGTTAAGGGGTGGCTCCTTCGCATTATCCAATTCCAGAGGTTTTACAGCAACTTTGCTTTTGCTTGCTTGTTGAACAGACATGGAAAAGATCTTGTTCATATGCCTTGATTTTAGGGCCTTGCTTTCCCATGCTAATGTGGTTCCAATCCATGATTTGTTGCAGAAGTTAACAGTATTGCTACCCTGAACATAACAAGTCTTTTGTTAAATACAGGATTACCAATATAACTACATTGCAACAACTATAAAAATTCTCATGGAAGCAAAATAAGAGAGTCCACACTCAACCAAGAACAATGCAACTATATGTGTTGCTACAATGTCCTCATCCTCCATTTCTCACATGATAAATCCTATACTTTCCTAGGCAGGTTTTGGAAAAGGAAGAGTGCATGCCAGACAACCATTTGTTTGTTGTAGCAATTCTCAAAATAAATTCGTGCGCATAGCACATGGTTCCCATTCAAGAACTGATGTACCAGTTTTTGGCAGTAACTGACCCAACACCAGGTAGGAGATATTGATGCCAAACTCCAAGCAGGCAGGAAGGTGGCAGCTTAGCTAATCTAAGACAGGCCAAGTGCCCATATAGCCAGTCTTCAGGGCGACATAAAACTCATCTAGAATTGATATTTCACCACATAAATCATCACAAtacaattaatttatttatacttGCAGAGTATACTGTGAATGTGCCATTTCAAGAGCCACTGCTGCTGGACAGAATCTGTGCGAGACTGATTTCCACATGCTAGAAAGTACTACACGCGAAACAAAAACTAGCTGCAAACCCCCCAAATTTATAGGAGCACAATTTGAAACTTATCCCTTCCAGCAACTAATTTTCTACAGTGCCAGACCAGATCGAACCACGAGATTCCTCAACGAGAGCCCCTAAAACGCAATCTCTAGAGGCAGAAATCAGTCACAAGATTCACCCCCACGCACCTTGCTCGAGGAACTCCTCCTCCCGTAGCCGCCCGCACCGATGGGCGCCGCGACAGACGCCTGCAGAACACCACAGAAAGCGAAAGTTAGCGCCACAGGATGCAGGAAAAGCCGGGAATCGtgcggcgggagcggcagcgTACCTGAGCCCCGAGGGCGGAGGCCATCGCCGGTGGAtcgcgaggaagaggaggaggaggaggggttggcTAGGGTTTTGATCTCTGGAATTGACGCGAAGCTGAGGAGAGGGAAAGGGACGGATTTGTTTGGCACCtcggagaagagaagagagcaaGCGAAGATGAGACGGATTCCAATTTTCCTTTTCCAAATTAGTAGGAGTATCAAATTAAAGAAAACGATTATCCAACTTGCTTTGAGCATGTGACAAaaaaactttcttttttttttccttcctaaAGAATGTCTAATGCATGCTGCTAATAATTTTGCAAATGGAAATTAAGAGGTACTAAGTAAATATATACTATTTCATACTAACAAGtattctctccgtcccaaataCGTCGCTATTTATAGCGTTAGAAAGAAATAACTATGTTTTGGGATGGAATGGTAGACAAAACATGTGATAGGCTGATAGCTTGCATATGCATACATCATAGTCGAGTACAATGGTCTTCATTCTTAAACATGTGCTGAAACTTTTTTCCAAGCAAACAAACATGTGCGAAGCAAATGGAAGCAAGAGTGCAAGACTCGAAGCAAACATTTGCAAATCAAATGGGAGGGAAGTAACCCCTGTAAGAATTTCAAAGCACATGACCATGACCT is a genomic window of Oryza glaberrima chromosome 7, OglaRS2, whole genome shotgun sequence containing:
- the LOC127780734 gene encoding ferredoxin--NADP reductase, embryo isozyme, chloroplastic, giving the protein MASALGAQASVAAPIGAGGYGRRSSSSKGSNTVNFCNKSWIGTTLAWESKALKSRHMNKIFSMSVQQASKSKVAVKPLELDNAKEPPLNLYKPKEPYTATIVSVERLVGPKAPGETCHIVIDHGGNVPYWEGQSYGVIPPGENPKKPGSPNTVRLYSIASTRYGDSFDGKTASLCVRRAVYYDPETGKEDPTKKGICSNFLCDSKPGDKVQITGPSGKIMLLPEDDPNATHIMIATGTGVAPYRGYLRRMLMEDVPSFKFGGLAWLFLGVANTDSLLYDEEFTNYLQQYPDNFRYDKALSREQKNKNGGKMYVQDKIEEYSDEIFKLLDGGAHIYFCGLKGMMPGIQDTLKRVAEQRGESWEQKLSQLKKNKQWHVEVY